From a region of the Tateyamaria omphalii genome:
- a CDS encoding tetratricopeptide repeat protein, which yields MLRALILTTAITSALALPSTGFAAGSDDNAKPKKTETTQNCLNVRQWDPDKNAYVRFSQPVNGVWDAKIGKCVRPDKTSYLDADELYKAVRELAYAGRYNEANTVLDQMPDQAEDRVLTYRGFTARKTGQLELANVFYQQAIDANPDNILARSYMGQGKVVEGDTVAAMIQLREIQARGGAGTWAEASLRDAIETGTTYNY from the coding sequence ATGCTGCGCGCCCTGATCCTGACAACCGCCATCACCTCGGCCTTGGCCCTGCCCTCGACCGGCTTTGCCGCAGGCAGCGACGACAATGCCAAGCCCAAGAAAACCGAGACGACGCAGAACTGCCTGAACGTGCGTCAATGGGATCCCGACAAGAACGCCTATGTCCGCTTTTCGCAGCCCGTGAACGGTGTCTGGGACGCCAAGATCGGCAAATGCGTGCGCCCGGACAAGACGTCCTATCTGGACGCCGACGAGCTCTACAAAGCCGTGCGCGAACTGGCCTATGCCGGGCGTTACAACGAAGCCAACACCGTGCTCGACCAGATGCCCGACCAGGCCGAGGACCGCGTGCTGACCTATCGCGGCTTCACCGCCCGCAAGACGGGCCAACTGGAACTGGCAAACGTCTTCTACCAGCAGGCCATCGACGCGAACCCCGACAACATCCTCGCCCGCTCCTACATGGGCCAGGGCAAGGTTGTCGAAGGGGACACGGTGGCCGCGATGATCCAGCTGCGCGAGATCCAGGCCCGCGGCGGTGCTGGCACCTGGGCCGAAGCCAGCCTGCGGGACGCTATCGAAACCGGCACCACCTACAATTACTGA
- a CDS encoding adenylosuccinate lyase, whose translation MTTKTVLVALALTLAPTLSLAMGCNYDKLEQQAMSCAAGTVYDADTNSCVATTG comes from the coding sequence ATGACGACCAAGACCGTTCTGGTGGCACTGGCCCTCACCCTCGCCCCCACCCTCAGCCTTGCCATGGGCTGCAACTACGACAAGCTCGAACAGCAAGCGATGTCCTGTGCTGCGGGCACTGTCTATGACGCCGACACAAACAGCTGCGTAGCGACCACGGGCTAA
- a CDS encoding lysophospholipid acyltransferase family protein produces the protein MRHDSEDLPWRTKLAYLATNAVARGCIGAALALPYTWRVPFMGWILSRIVGPAAGFKKRAAEHIALVLPELPSTEHDRIARKSLDNAGRTLIENYSTGALLARQKGAEINGPGIEALEQAAQSGQPVILVTGHFGNYEALRATLVGRGYDVGGLYRDMSNPYFNAHYVRTMQAFGGPVFAQGRKGTAGFVRHLKAGGQLVLLFDQHVQRAPILDFLGHPARTAVSAAELALRYNARLIPFYGIRKPDGLGFDCVMEAPIVPSDPETMTQAMNDSIGARIRANPEQWLWVARRWRIDEYYPETAT, from the coding sequence ATGCGACACGATTCCGAAGACCTGCCATGGCGGACCAAGCTGGCCTACTTGGCCACCAACGCCGTCGCGCGCGGGTGCATCGGCGCCGCACTCGCCCTGCCATACACCTGGCGCGTCCCATTCATGGGCTGGATCCTGTCCCGCATCGTTGGCCCGGCGGCAGGGTTCAAAAAGCGCGCCGCCGAACATATCGCCCTCGTCTTGCCCGAACTGCCAAGCACCGAACATGACCGCATCGCGCGAAAAAGCCTCGACAACGCCGGTCGCACCTTGATCGAAAACTATTCGACCGGCGCGCTTCTCGCCCGCCAGAAAGGCGCAGAGATCAACGGCCCCGGCATCGAGGCGCTTGAACAGGCTGCGCAATCCGGCCAGCCCGTTATCCTCGTCACCGGCCATTTCGGCAATTACGAGGCCCTGCGCGCCACTCTCGTTGGGCGTGGTTACGATGTCGGCGGGCTCTACCGCGATATGTCGAACCCCTATTTCAACGCCCATTACGTGCGCACCATGCAGGCCTTTGGCGGACCTGTCTTTGCCCAGGGGCGCAAGGGCACGGCAGGGTTCGTCCGGCACCTCAAGGCGGGCGGCCAACTGGTCCTGCTCTTTGACCAGCACGTGCAACGGGCGCCGATCCTCGATTTCCTGGGGCATCCCGCACGCACGGCAGTCTCTGCCGCGGAACTGGCCTTGCGCTACAACGCGCGGCTGATCCCCTTCTACGGCATCCGCAAACCCGACGGGCTGGGCTTTGATTGTGTGATGGAGGCGCCCATTGTCCCTTCAGACCCCGAGACAATGACGCAGGCCATGAACGACAGCATCGGCGCACGCATTCGGGCCAACCCCGAACAATGGCTTTGGGTCGCAAGACGCTGGCGTATAGACGAATACTACCCCGAAACCGCTACTTGA
- a CDS encoding flagellar motor switch protein FliG: MTDLVPMSAAPAPMQSGGGVSLTPVPVTRAPANLSRRAKAAIVVRLLLNEGADIPLEELPEDLQAHLTKAMGSMRVVDRDTLQAVAAEFAEEVERIGLSLPGSMAGALDALDGKISAQTAARLRKEAGVKRGGDPWQRIRDMGPDKLLPILEEESIEIAAVMLSKLDVSKAAELLGLLPGPRARAITYAVSQTSAVTPEAVERIGLSLASQMDSQPLRAFDNGPVERVGAILNSTTSSTRDDMLAGLEETDEGFATAVRKAIFTFANIPNRIAPRDIPRILRNVEQEDLITAFAGAADMGLDTSAEFVLNNMSARMADQMREEVQEAGKQKPTDVEDAMGNIVKAIRDMETSGDLMLITEDDED, from the coding sequence ATGACAGACTTGGTACCCATGTCCGCCGCCCCTGCACCCATGCAGTCGGGCGGCGGCGTTTCTTTGACACCTGTACCGGTGACGCGAGCGCCCGCGAACCTGTCGCGGCGGGCCAAGGCGGCGATCGTCGTGCGGCTGTTGCTGAACGAGGGCGCCGACATCCCGCTTGAGGAATTGCCCGAAGACCTGCAGGCGCACCTGACCAAGGCGATGGGATCCATGCGCGTCGTCGACCGCGACACATTGCAAGCCGTCGCCGCCGAATTCGCCGAAGAGGTAGAACGCATCGGCCTCAGCCTGCCGGGCAGCATGGCGGGCGCGCTCGACGCACTCGATGGCAAGATCAGCGCGCAAACCGCGGCCCGGCTCAGGAAAGAGGCAGGCGTGAAACGCGGCGGCGATCCGTGGCAGCGCATACGCGACATGGGCCCGGACAAGCTGCTTCCGATACTGGAAGAGGAAAGCATCGAGATCGCGGCCGTCATGCTGTCGAAACTCGATGTATCCAAGGCAGCGGAGCTGCTGGGCCTGCTGCCGGGCCCCCGCGCGCGCGCGATCACCTATGCCGTATCACAAACCAGCGCAGTCACGCCCGAAGCTGTCGAACGCATCGGCCTGTCGCTCGCCAGCCAGATGGATTCACAACCTCTGCGTGCTTTCGACAACGGCCCTGTGGAACGTGTCGGCGCGATCCTGAACTCCACAACCTCTTCCACACGCGACGACATGCTTGCCGGGCTCGAGGAAACGGATGAAGGGTTCGCAACCGCCGTGCGTAAGGCCATCTTCACTTTCGCCAACATCCCGAATCGCATCGCGCCACGGGATATCCCGCGCATCCTGCGCAATGTCGAGCAAGAGGATCTGATCACCGCCTTCGCAGGCGCCGCGGACATGGGGCTCGATACCTCAGCCGAGTTTGTGCTGAACAACATGTCTGCCCGCATGGCCGACCAAATGCGGGAAGAGGTGCAGGAGGCAGGCAAACAAAAACCCACCGATGTCGAGGATGCGATGGGCAACATCGTCAAGGCGATCCGCGACATGGAGACCAGCGGCGACCTGATGCTGATCACGGAAGACGACGAAGACTGA